From one Candidatus Methanoplasma termitum genomic stretch:
- a CDS encoding zinc ribbon domain-containing protein: MNYICPECGSDIPEESEFCYRCGRKRDNTIRVDPAGHFVEPEKNKCTACGAEMSPNDLICQKCGEPRSRIQMATFRPKMVKNGWIGIALAVIGGILVFLPIGPIGPLSGMFSIFGLGHFYFKKWKRGAWFLLITALMFFIMYTEPEMTTLMHFLFFTASVFFFLMQTMEVVMLAFTPPKTTE; encoded by the coding sequence ATGAATTACATTTGCCCGGAGTGCGGGAGCGACATCCCCGAAGAATCCGAATTCTGCTACCGTTGCGGGAGGAAGAGAGACAACACCATCAGAGTAGATCCGGCAGGGCATTTTGTCGAGCCGGAAAAGAATAAGTGTACTGCCTGCGGGGCGGAGATGTCCCCGAACGACCTCATATGCCAAAAATGCGGCGAGCCGAGATCGAGGATCCAGATGGCAACTTTCAGACCGAAAATGGTAAAGAACGGCTGGATAGGGATCGCACTTGCGGTCATAGGCGGGATACTCGTTTTCCTTCCCATCGGACCGATAGGGCCCTTATCGGGGATGTTCAGTATCTTCGGGCTCGGACACTTTTATTTCAAAAAGTGGAAGAGAGGAGCGTGGTTCCTTCTGATAACCGCGCTAATGTTCTTCATAATGTATACCGAACCGGAAATGACCACACTGATGCATTTCTTATTCTTCACCGCATCGGTGTTCTTCTTCCTTATGCAGACAATGGAAGTGGTGATGCTGGCATTCACCCCTCCGAAAACAACGGAGTGA
- a CDS encoding ABC transporter ATP-binding protein produces the protein MKMLEMKDVSVVRNGKKILDSIDLSIEENESVAIIGCNGSGKTTLIKLLRGEIRPFYNEESPAVMKIFGDPYWNIFDVRSKMGIVSMDLQSRFEDDTTVSEVIVSGFFGSLDVFRGMTVTEEMISKAHDTAVMMGIDDLLDRTLDGLSLGEMRRALIARALVTDPSTLVMDEPMTGLDITMASKFRKMFDILIDSGVSLVIVTHSLEDIPDRIDRIIMMKGGKIFADGKKTSLFTSKIISDLYDDDIKVKHNNGTYHMHL, from the coding sequence ATGAAGATGCTGGAAATGAAGGATGTTTCTGTGGTAAGGAACGGAAAGAAGATCCTCGATTCCATTGACCTTTCAATAGAAGAGAATGAAAGCGTTGCGATAATCGGATGCAACGGTTCCGGCAAGACCACGCTTATAAAACTGCTTAGGGGCGAGATACGTCCGTTCTATAATGAGGAGTCTCCCGCGGTAATGAAGATATTCGGGGACCCGTATTGGAACATCTTTGACGTGAGGAGCAAAATGGGCATCGTCTCAATGGACCTTCAAAGCCGGTTCGAAGACGATACTACAGTGAGCGAGGTGATCGTTTCCGGATTCTTCGGAAGCTTGGACGTGTTCAGAGGCATGACCGTTACGGAAGAAATGATCTCAAAAGCCCATGACACAGCGGTGATGATGGGCATCGATGATCTTTTGGACAGAACCCTGGACGGGCTTTCCTTGGGAGAGATGAGACGCGCATTGATCGCCAGAGCTTTGGTCACTGATCCTTCCACGCTCGTAATGGATGAACCTATGACGGGCCTCGACATCACAATGGCATCAAAGTTCAGGAAGATGTTCGATATTCTCATAGATTCAGGCGTAAGCCTTGTCATTGTGACTCACAGCCTTGAGGACATTCCCGACAGGATAGACCGCATTATAATGATGAAGGGCGGAAAGATATTCGCCGACGGGAAAAAGACATCGCTGTTCACATCAAAGATCATAAGCGACCTGTACGATGATGATATTAAAGTCAAACACAATAACGGAACATACCATATGCACTTGTGA